The following nucleotide sequence is from Pygocentrus nattereri isolate fPygNat1 chromosome 25, fPygNat1.pri, whole genome shotgun sequence.
TTACAACTTACCTCAAATTTCAGAACTACTTTGTCATTCTCACGTGTGCATTTCAGGAACTTACTGGAGCCAGTGAAGTTCAGTACAACAGGGACACCTCTATCAAGATCTGATAGTATATTTGTGATGTAGTAGTAAATAGTCATATCCACTGAAAGACAAACAATAAGCATATGTGTCATGCAATGGAATTTATATCATTCATCttgacaaacaaaaacagtaagaCAGAAGGTGATGTAACAATTTTTATAAGAACTGCAGGGTTTGCTAAAAAAAGTGCATTATTCTGTGTTTAGCCCTATTAATTCATGTCCTTTTGGGTTTTCAGTGAAGGACAGATTTTGTACAGTTTCACTGTGGGATTAGGTGGTACAACATGGCTTACTACTTGGCAAGGCAACAAAAAACTTGTAAAATGATGTAATATGAATATCTGCTGACCTGACAAGAAATTGTATGGTTTAAACTCTTGTACAAGCCTCATCCAGTGTTGTTTTTTGGCAGAGTTCCTGATGTAGTCCCTGCCAACTGAAGAAACAAAAGTTCAGTGGTCTTTACCACAAGATCACCAGGTATTGTAACTGTGATGAATTTCAATTAAAGTAGCCAACAGTGTTTCAATgatatgactatatatatatatatatatatatatatatatatatatagacaagCAGACAAGTGTCAATGTTATATATTTAACAAACTGCTCTCTTAACCAGGCTGTCCCAGTCATCTGATCTAAATCCAATCATGAACTGGACAGTACTCAAGCAAAGACAGAAGAATCAGAAGATGTGGAGATCTTCCTCAAGAAGAAATGGTCTCAGATCTACATGTGTTTCATTCTGCCACTTCAAACATTACAAGAAGAGATATCACAAAATATAGTATTATAATACCGTAAGAatttttcatgatacatgatatGTCACAATATCTATTTTCTGAGTTGGAGCAGACGGTTAACAGATGGTTAAAAGAACAAATGAtgccacttttaaaaaaatactatgaATGACAATGATTTTTCTGATTTGGCTGAAACGCTacacaaactgcactgcactacatccagttaaacaagactaattatgctctcatTATGATAAGTTGTTCAGTGCTCTAAACATACTAACAATAATGACGATTCgctcagaaaaacatattgTGACATTTTGTTGTGacttatcacaataacaataaatattgtcagATTTCTGAGCTCTAGGAAGAGACATTATTTTGGCCAAGAGCTTGTTCTGACAGATTTGAGATTTGAGCACATACTGACAAAATCATGTAAGTGAATCCAATTAGTTAAAgaaatattactgttatttCCCTCTTCATGCAAAATGTgtaccattttttaaaaactcttgCCTGATGTAACGTTGTTACACGAATCAGCTACCAAAACAACTTCACTGAGGTTGCACCCATGACAGCCGCAACTGTTGCAGGGGTTTTCAGGATCACAGCCTCTTCCACTCGTAACTGCTACACTGGTTTCATTCATGGACACAAGAAGCAGTTCCTGGTCATCTTCAGTGTAGTCACTCTCCCATTCACACATAGCTGGGTCCACTGCATTTTCTTCTCCCTCCAGACACTCCTCTCTAACCATAGCCATTCTGAAGTGCAAGGTGATCTCCTTGCTGTACGATGGGATACCATCAGACTCAAAGCATTCATTTATGCCTGTGTTGATGCTTGTTTGGTGTATAGTCTGtgaacagaaggaaaaaacttaatGTACGTTTAGATACCAATGACCACAATCTGTAGAGTCCCAAAAGTCCTTGTAAAAGTTCTGATGGGTTATAAAAAGGATTACTTGCGCCACACTTCAGTCCCTTTAACACTTACTTAGCCGGGTCATTTGTTTCACTTCTCTAAACGGTGTGATTccgtgtgtgtacatgtgtctgGTTTCTGTTTGCTGTTACCggcacacaaaataaaaacagaactgatCCAATCACTCACTAAAAAGTGTAATTGACATCACTTTCATTGACAAACAAGCTGGCTGCCCAGCCACTGTTTAAACTATATATCTGAACTTCTCAAATATGCATCAGGCTTAGGTTAGATTTAAATTTCATGTTCAGATTCTCATAGCCTACTTTACCCCTGTTCTATAGTGGATCTGTACATCCACGACCAATGATACAGACTCTTGAGAATATATTCATAGAATTTCTAACACAGTAACATATAGACTTAGGAAACTTATTGTCACAGCCTGCAAActataaaatcactgtaacctGTATGGAACATTTCCACCATTACAATTATTAGCAACAccagtccttcatcaggttGGATTTTCAGTTCAGGTGTGCGTGAGCTCCATGATGCCCATATCACATAGGCATGGATGCCTATTCCTGCCAGGTGTAGGACAAATACTCTACAtttttgctctgtttctggAAGAAATATATCAAGAATTTGGCTTGCTCCATATGATGCCTTACTATGTCTAAAtacatcaaaataatgactgtaaaaataaaatgcatgaaaaataaaacagtgaatgAATTCAGGATAGTTCTATTTAGTGCAGCTAAAGTGatgtttgtatttatatgtatatgaatattAATTGTTCTGTGTTCAATATATTATATGTAAGATCTTCATCTGAACAAATACAgctttagaattaaacacatAAAGGCTAACTTGATATTTTAGCTCTGCCCTTAATAAGAACAGCACATTATGAAAAGTGCTGACACAAACTTATCACCACGTGTTAGACTCAGACAGATAGTCATCAAGCTGTACTCAAGTTCAAACCAAAATTTCAAGCCAGATTAAAGGTCTAACCTCACTTATCTGTCAGTTTGTGACCAAAACTACTCACCAGGCTGGGAGATCTTGAACATAGCATTTTGGCGAACTCCTCTGGGGGCAAATCCTTAGTCTTCACACCATTTATCATCAGGATTTTGTCTCCCTTCCTGCAGAATAAATGGAGAGAAACCATGAGTTATTACAACAGCTGCATCATATATGAAATCCCATAGACAGTAAACTGGGTCCACAGAGTGTAAACTGTTGACACTGTACACCGCGTATCAAAGTTTGGGGACaaagtttttcaaaatgttaatcaataagcatgttttctttgttcattCATATGTGTCAGTAACTCTGTCAAAGCAAATACCTcacctatttttttttaaacaagggGCTGATGTGGTATGGTTTTACAGCACTGTTCAAGTCTCATTCCGTACAGTTtttatatggaaactaagctgtttCAATGTGttgtcacaaaaaccagcatGTTTGCTTACATCTGTCTTTTCAGCTGACAGCAGTTCAGCCCATTTATGCTAGGTATAAAGAGCCTGAACATTTCAGCCTGAAGTGCTTTTTGAATCAGGCACAATGAAGGACAGGgctaatttgcatatatcaTTTCTAAAGGCGcagtaaagaaaacagcttTCTTAAATCCAAGGAAGATCAGAAAATGATGACGGAAATTttaattattactgttttagtaggtaaaaccacacaaatctCAAAAGTGGATCtctgaggaaaaaagaaaatatgagaaaaaatggCATAGAggctttttatattttctgcGAGAGGAATTACAGCTCATGTACGTGCTCTCTGACCAGAGTGAAACGTGTGAGAGTGCAGACTCAGCACTTTTGTGTGCTgctatgtctctttctctgtataaaAGATGGCCAAGGCTTCCATTATTGCAGGCACTGTGATTTTTCCTAGTGATCACACGTTCAGAGCAGAATTTGGACTGCTAAAAGACTATTAGTGATGGAGTAATCAGAATTATAAAACATGACTAATGTGTGACTTTTCATGTGTTAGCTTATTCAAAAATATAGTTTGTGACACTAATAAGGACGGAATGATGGGGAAAATATccaattgtgatttttctgactaatattgcAATTGTTAAGTTGTTGCAGTGTAAAGATGTAATTTGAGCACatacattgtgtgtgtttgactggCATGTGGCATGGTACGGCTGGTAGAACGCGCAGGTGATCTTACCTGGCAAAAGTACTTTGTGCGTGGGTCAAAACTTTCTTCACTTTATAGTGGTGTTCCCCATCAACTACAGTGTGAAGCAGGGAAACCCCCTCACAAAGAGGACTGGCCTagaaaacagcataaaaacaaTTTATAAACACAACTCTTGAAACACAAGTCAAATTCATTCTGAAACTTAGGTGGTGACTAAATTAGGTGAAGGTAACTGAAGGGAtacaagacagacagatagaaaggttGAGTATTTATAATGATACATAATGGTAGATAATGATATGCTTTGCcctttaaaagtttggaatcactgtttcaAATAACATAAAacccattttatgttttatacataaatgtataaaatgataacaTGATGCTACTACTCTATAGTTTTCAAACAATTTGCAGGTGTCTGTTTAAGAAATGTTCAAGGACAAACTAAACTCTAGATCactggtttatgtttattatatatttccATATGCACTATGCAAGTTATCATtgaacaatataatataatacaaccccaattccaatgaagttgggacgttgtgtaaaacataaataaaaacagaatacaatgacttgcaaatccttttcaacctatattcaattgaatacaccacaaagacaagatatttaatgttcaaacagataaactttattgttttttgcaaatattcactgattttgaatctgatgcctgcaacacgttccaaagaagttgggacaggggcaacaaaagactgggaaagttgaggaatgctcaaaaaacacctgtttggaacattccacaggtgaacaggttcattggaaacagatgagtgtcatgattgggtataaagggagcatccctgaaaggctcagtcgttcacaagcaaggacagggcgaggttcaccactctgtgaacaactgcatgatcaaatagtccaacagtttaagaatagCATTTCTCAACGTGTAATTGCAgggaatttcatcatctacagtcaataatatcatcaaaggattcagagaatctggagaaatctctgcaagtaagcggcaaggcagaaaaccaacattgaatgcccgtgaccttcgatctctCAGGCGGCACTatattaaaaacccacatcattctgtaacagatattaccacatgggctcaggaacacttcagaaaaccactgtcagtgaactcagttcgtcgctccatctacaagtgcaagttaaaactctgccatgcaaagcgaaaaccagatatcaacaacacccagaaacaccgctggcttctctgggcccaagctcatctgagatggactgacgcaaagtggaaaagtgtcctgtggtctgacgagtccacattttaaattggttttggaaatcatggacgtcgtgtcctctgggccaaagaggaaaaggattgtccggattgttatcagcgcaaagttcaaaagccagcatctctgatggtgaggggggtgtgttagtgcccatggcaggggtaacttgcacatctgtgaaggccccattaatgctgaaaggtacatacaggttttggagcaacatatgctgccatccaagctaCACCTTtctcagggacatccctgattatttcagcaagacaatgccaagccacattctgcacgtgttacaacagtggtttcgttgtaaaagagtgcaggtactagactggcctgcctgcagtccagacctgtctcccattgaaaatgtgtggcgcattatgaagtgcaaaatacgacaacggagaccccggactgttgagcaactgaagttgtacatcaagcaagaatgggaaagaatacAACACCTGCAACAGGGCCGCTGTGCTGAGTTTATTTACAAGCAAAACTGAGGGAAACACCACTGCTCATGTTTTGCAGTACAGGTATGAGCTGCACGGTTTCAGAGACAACCTGAAACGCTAGTGGGCTTTACATGGTGGAGAAGAAAGCATACAAAAAGAAACAGTGAATAACCTAATTAGTTTTACTTGAATACCTTTTAAAGAGTAGGGTAAAGGTTGCCAAAAACAGCCCACACAGAAAGGAGAATGAAATCAAAGAGACAAAAACCACAAGCTCATGTGAAACTGCTCACACTCTCAGGTGAAACTCTAAACATGGGCTTTAGAAATGAACTGTATCTGCTTCTagatctttcttttttctgattttgtaCTTATTTTAATGTACCAAAGCACATCAacagtctattcaggctttacTGTGCACAGCATGGACATGAACAGTTTTTTTACTGAATTGTAGCAATGACAGAGCAGAGACATCATACAGGTTTAAGAGAAGTAGGAGTTACTAATGTGGACAAGATACTTACAATCTGATCTTCtccttgggggggggggcgggggggggggggtagtgtGTGCTTGGTTTCTTGATTATTTCTTTCTAGTtaattgtaaatatataaatgaagtgTATGTagtgtctcccattgaaaatgtgtggcgcattatgaagtgtaaaatacgacaatggagaccccggactgctgagcaactgaagttgtacatcaagcaagaattggaaagaattccacctacaaagcgtcaacaattagtgtcctcagttcccaaacgcttattgattGTTGttaaaaggtgatgtaacacagtggtaaacacacccctgtcccatcttctttggaacatgttgcaggcatcaaattcaaaatgagggaatatttgcaaaaaaaaaaaagtttatccgtttgaacattacatatcttgtctttgtagtggattcaattgaatataggttgaaaaggatttgcaaatcatcgtattctgtttttatttatgttttacacaagtcccaacttcattggaattggggttgtataatataatataatataatataatataatataatataatataatataatataatataatataatataatatacactgaTTCCAAACTCTTAAACTGTTCTGTACATCTCAGAAGGAACGTTTCAGTAAATAGgctaaaatatacataatatacacataAAATCACTCTGTACCTGTTCCATGTTGCTGTCTTGGCAGATGCTAACAACTTGGCAGGAGCACAAGAGCTCACTCACATATATACAGCAAGAAAGTGGGAGGGTCCACGACTAAATATATTCAGAGTTGACGTTGATGGATTGTGAGGCGTTCTCGAGAAAAGAGGAAGCAGCGCACAGTCGCAAGAGAGGAACAAGTAATGATGTCACCAGCAACAGAAAAAATTTacctctgtttttaaaaaaggaaggTGTGCTCTGGGTGAAAGAATATACCAAACACAGTGAATGGAGTCGGATATAAAAATGAGTACATAGCACATCTCTGGTGtgatatatatgatttattGAACTGTTTTACAAGTAATTCACCTTTTTATTCCTTCCTGTAATTACTACAACACCTGCAACAGGGCCGCTGTGCTGAGTTTATTTACAAGCAAAACTGAGGGAAACACCACTGCTCATGTTTTGCAGTACAGGTATGAGCTGCACGGTTTCAGAGACAACCTGAAACACTAGTGGGCTTTACATGGTGGAGAAGAAAGCATACAAAAAGAAACAGTGAATAACCTAATTAGTTTTACTTGAATACCTTTTAAAGAGTAGGGTAAAGGTTGCCAAAAACAGCCCACACAGAAAGGAGAATGAAATCAAAGAGACAAAAACCACAAGCTCATGTGAAACTGCTCACACTCTCAGGTGAAACTCTAAACATGGGCTTTAGAAATGAACTGTATCTGCTTCTagatctttcttttttctgattttgtaCTTATTTTAATGTACCAAAGCACATCAacagtctattcaggctttacTGTGCACAGCATGGACATGAACAGTTTTTTTACTGAATTGTAGCAATGACAGAGCAGAGACATCATACAGGTTTAAGAGAAGTAGGAGTTACTAATGTGGAGGGGGGGGTAGTGTGCTTGGTTTCTTGATTATTTCTTTCTAGTtaattgtaaatatataaatgaagtgTATGTAGTGTGATGACTGCGGATTGATGTTACTTGTCCTCTTCGAATGCACTAAGATCACTGAAAAGTAGATGAAAATTGGGCCTCTCTTCCGGAAGCTGGAAACGGAGAACAAAGCACACACGTTGGGCACATGTGCTTGATAAATGCCCTATTGCATAATTTCACAGACTCAGTTTAAATATGATTCAGAGAAGaagcacagaaaaaagaaaaaggaggaaatGGATAAGAAAGAGGAAACAGACAGTAGCcaggtttccttttttttttttttttttgtatggaaCACATGAGACTCGGGAATGTAAAAATATCAGAGAGAATGGTCATACATAATCAATACCTCAGACCAGGTATTGATCAGATAGTATTTGCATAAAAGCT
It contains:
- the LOC108425746 gene encoding uncharacterized protein LOC108425746; the encoded protein is MEQASPLCEGVSLLHTVVDGEHHYKVKKVLTHAQSTFARKGDKILMINGVKTKDLPPEEFAKMLCSRSPSLTIHQTSINTGINECFESDGIPSYSKEITLHFRMAMVREECLEGEENAVDPAMCEWESDYTEDDQELLLVSMNETSVAVTSGRGCDPENPCNSCGCHGCNLSEVVLVADSCNNVTSVGRDYIRNSAKKQHWMRLVQEFKPYNFLSVDMTIYYYITNILSDLDRGVPVVLNFTGSSKFLKCTRENDKVVLKFEYCDENQLKKVCKDHEEMWPFVFYMKTLKDSTQHFESAAHRGWFIQTTYPKISLYMENSLEQISGSFYFVISYKSTPQ